The Papaver somniferum cultivar HN1 chromosome 3, ASM357369v1, whole genome shotgun sequence genome includes a region encoding these proteins:
- the LOC113359924 gene encoding E3 ubiquitin-protein ligase AIP2-like has product MAEQIQAVQVGVSGTAMSSSVSSVFVKCTATGNLYLMRTIPSLARTLLSYRSFTAGGFLCNLVILFYDVDSWFSYSERASSKEVVANLPTIIVTEETLTRLSLGIECAVCSENLVINDKMQESPCKHLCHPLCLMPWMEKHNTCPVCRHELPTDNQAYESWKESEKEAEKA; this is encoded by the exons ATGGCTGAGCAGATACAAGCAGTTCAAGTTGGTGTTAGTGGTACTGCAATGTCTTCGTCTGTTTCTTCTGTGTTTGTGAAGTGCACTGCTACTGGAAACCTTTATTTGATGAG AACGATTCCCTCGCTTGCAAGAACTTTGTTAAGCTATAGAAGCTTCACTGCAG GAGGCTTCTTATGTAAccttgttattttgttttatgaTGTAGATTCTTGGTTCTCCTACTCTGAGAGAGCCTCTAGCAAGGAAGTGGTTGCAAACCTTCCAACAATCATTGTGACAGAGGAAACCTTAACGAGGTTGAGCCTTGGTATAGAATGTGCTGTTTGCAGCGAGAACTTGGTTATAAATGACAAAATGCAGGAATCGCCTTGCAAGCACTTGTGTCACCCTCTCTGTTTGATGCCATGGATG GAAAAACATAACACATGCCCAGTTTGCAGACATGAACTTCCTACGGATAATCAAGCGTATGAGAGCtggaaagagagtgagaaagaggcTGAAAAAGCGTAA